The following are encoded in a window of Harmonia axyridis chromosome 7, icHarAxyr1.1, whole genome shotgun sequence genomic DNA:
- the LOC123684417 gene encoding myosin-10-like isoform X7, producing the protein MSTSDYDLNVNKSPIDSESVDANSKPMEQSALIYSEEYVETQQIIHDHPMSPPVVSAPRPESAKGSRPSTPRPKSPISKKESEMTYGETCPFLPNYNTECDLAATTAPSELLPQIDSSTTCSKTEEKLAEEPDVKKETAKVKKGIPVKGRFLSGIPKKSETIQSNSIIPVKITKQSSKLSIKPSRTSSFCKSQLRTPKTVTNKHTLEMQFLNKHKKLIQYKKELSEKQRPVMDLYQNLLEIKKQLAEFGKSVELEEIKFVSMEEPKKHSDHPCGDVLNQEIVQNMKTSIEDIPKQLMGVCQNLVGRRAAIVELLESVSQADIEPTELTDKIETLKDEGKDLKNSLDLLIAQSEERITELVKNWYTLLDSKNQETSNMKLEEYESQIRQKDAMVQESKQVILDLQKKLEEKRNLHEKTICECEITIKEYTENIKKLNHELECERRSMTEVKTRNAGNGQTIKNLRQKLNETESKLKDVESKNTDLSKKLKTSQDQQRQKENIWFKEKEEMQKNIKEQDKLLSKLTDDRNSFQTRLEVTQNKKKIDEDTLRTEMEELKSKLEKTEKDLDKIRKEKTEAIEKYESLEGELQRLGHEHEKNMDTISKQMDWGKSIPCPDAQAELYSELLATKVTLREQEEKIKAYEKENARWAAERSDLLDRLENIHNTPDIRRQEEIIVKYKNMLQENEMKLNDKSIEVAKLSAELKHLKIRQDALEEQNLNCPTDELRKMVADGRQKLSEIMKKSMENEQKLACYESTIEKQHKQMNEMENLLRVRDGLIGMIKAKKDELLMEKESLTRYCKDVRNMLAETREDLKVKSEVIRDLQDKLEKKEKTVVVLEKKIRELEENLAYTNEKRFKLQDTIGTMEKELQSTKAHVNQMAELQSRKQLVGRI; encoded by the exons ATGTCGACATCTGATTACGATTTGAATGTAAACAAAT cTCCGATCGATTCAGAATCCGTGGATGCTAATTCCAAGCCCATGGAGCAGTCCGCTCTCATATATAGTGAAGAATATGTAGAGACTCAG CAAATTATTCATGATCATCCAATGAGCCCTCCAGTGGTTTCGGCCCCGAGGCCAGAATCTGCAAAAGGTTCCAGACCCAGCACGCCTAGACCAAAATCTcccatttcgaaaaaagaatcAGAAATGACTTATGGAGAAACATGTCCGTTTTTACCTAACTACAATACCGAGTGTGATCTGGCAGCAACAACTGCGCCATCTGAATTACTACCTCAAATAGATTCCTCTACAACATGTTCGAAAACCGAAGAGAAACTTGCTGAAGAACCTGATGTGAAAAAAGAAACAGCGAAGGTGAAGAAAGGAATACCAGTGAAGGGAAGATTTTTGTCTGGAATTCCAAAGAAGAGCGAAACTATCCAAAGCAACTCCATTATTCCAGTGAAAATAACCAAACAATCGTCGAAACTCTCAATAAAACCTTCGAGGACGAGTTCATTCTGCAAATCTCAGCTTAGAACACCAAAAACGGTGACAAACAAACATACATTGGAAATGCAGTTCTTGAACAAACACAAAAAACTGATTCAATACAAGAAAGAATTATCGGAAAAGCAGAGACCGGTCATGGATTTATACCAGAATCTACTGGAGATCAAAAAACAATTAGCAGAATTCGGTAAGAGTGTTGAACTCGAAGAAATAAAGTTCGTTTCAATGGAGGAACCGAAAAAACATAGTGACCACCCTTGCGGAGATGTTCTCAATCAGGAGATTGTACAAAACATGAAAACTTCCATCGAAGATATTCCCAAACAATTGATGGGTGTTTGCCAGAACCTAGTTGGTCGACGGGCAGCTATCGTTGAGCTTCTAGAGAGTGTTTCTCAAGCAGACATCGAACCAACTGAGCTTACCGATAAGattgaaacattgaaggatGAAGGTAAGGATCTGAAAAATTCCCTGGATCTTCTCATTGCGCAATCTGAAGAACGCATAACGGAATTAGTGAAAAACTGGTATACTCTCCTTGATAGCAAAAaccaagaaacaagtaatatgAAATTGGAAGAATACGAATCTCAAATTAGGCAGAAGGATGCCATGGTACAAGAGTCCAAACAAGTTATATTGGACTTACAGAAGAAATTAGAAGAGAAGAGAAATCTTCATGAAAAGACGATATGCGAATGCGAAATCACCATCAAGGAATACACAGAGAATATAAAG AAATTGAACCATGAGCTAGAATGTGAGAGGAGAAGTATGACAGAAGTCAAGACAAGAAATGCAGGAAATGGGCAGACAATAAAAAATTTGCGTCAGAAATTGAACGAAACTGAATCGAAACTCAAAGATGTCGAAAGTAAAAATACTGATTTGTCTAAAAAACTTaa AACTAGCCAAGATCAACAACGACAAAAGGAAAATATATGGTTTAAAGAAAAAGAGGAGATGCAGAAGAATATAAAGGAACAGGACAAGCTTTTGAGCAAATTAACCGATGACAGGAACAGTTTTCAAACGAG ATTGGAGGTAACACAGAACAAAAAGAAAATCGATGAGGATACATTGAGGACCGAAATGGAGGAACTGAAATCAAAGTTGGAAAAAACTGAGAAAGATCTCGATAAAATTCGTAAAGAAAAAACTGAAGCTATTGAGAAGTACGAATCCTTGGAGGGGGAACTTCAAAGACTTGGACAtgaacatgaaaaaaatatggataCTATTTCAAAACAAATGGACTGGGGAAAAT CGATACCTTGCCCTGATGCCCAAGCAGAACTTTACAGTGAACTCTTAGCTACCAAAGTCACCCTTCGGGAACAGGAAGAGAAAATTAAAGCGTACGAAAAGGAAAACGCGAGGTGGGCTGCTGAACGTTCAGACTTG CTTGACAGATTagaaaatattcacaatacccCAGATATTAGAAGGCAGGAGGAGATTATAGTTAAATACAAGAATATGCTAcaggaaaatgaaatgaaactgaATGACAA ATCTATTGAGGTAGCCAAACTCAGCGCTGAATTGAAACATCTTAAAATTCGCCAAGACGCATTGGAGGAGCAAAATCTCAATTGTCCCACAGACGAACTGAGGAAAATGGTAGCTGATGGCAGACAAAAACTCAGTGAGATAATGAAGAAGTCAATGGAAAATGAGCAGAAATTGGCATGCTATGAAAGTACTATTGAGAAGCAGCAtaaacaaatgaatgaaatggaGAACTTACTAAGAGTCAGAGATGGACTAATAGGGATGATCAAGGCTAAAAAAGATGAACTGCTTATGGAGAAGGAAAGCCTCACCAGATATTGCAAGGACGTTAGGAACATGTTGGCAGAG
- the LOC123684417 gene encoding myosin-10-like isoform X6: MSTSDYDLNVNKSPIDSESVDANSKPMEQSALIYSEEYVETQQIIHDHPMSPPVVSAPRPESAKGSRPSTPRPKSPISKKESEMTYGETCPFLPNYNTECDLAATTAPSELLPQIDSSTTCSKTEEKLAEEPDVKKETAKVKKGIPVKGRFLSGIPKKSETIQSNSIIPVKITKQSSKLSIKPSRTSSFCKSQLRTPKTVTNKHTLEMQFLNKHKKLIQYKKELSEKQRPVMDLYQNLLEIKKQLAEFGKSVELEEIKFVSMEEPKKHSDHPCGDVLNQEIVQNMKTSIEDIPKQLMGVCQNLVGRRAAIVELLESVSQADIEPTELTDKIETLKDEGKDLKNSLDLLIAQSEERITELVKNWYTLLDSKNQETSNMKLEEYESQIRQKDAMVQESKQVILDLQKKLEEKRNLHEKTICECEITIKEYTENIKKLNHELECERRSMTEVKTRNAGNGQTIKNLRQKLNETESKLKDVESKNTDLSKKLKTSQDQQRQKENIWFKEKEEMQKNIKEQDKLLSKLTDDRNSFQTRLEVTQNKKKIDEDTLRTEMEELKSKLEKTEKDLDKIRKEKTEAIEKYESLEGELQRLGHEHEKNMDTISKQMDWGKSIPCPDAQAELYSELLATKVTLREQEEKIKAYEKENARWAAERSDLLDRLENIHNTPDIRRQEEIIVKYKNMLQENEMKLNDKSIEVAKLSAELKHLKIRQDALEEQNLNCPTDELRKMVADGRQKLSEIMKKSMENEQKLACYESTIEKQHKQMNEMENLLRVRDGLIGMIKAKKDELLMEKESLTRYCKDVRNMLAETREDLKVKSEVIRDLQDKLEKKEKTVVVLEKKIRELEENLAYTNEKRFKLQDTIGTMEKELQSTKAHVNQMAELQSRTRFKFVKPF, from the exons ATGTCGACATCTGATTACGATTTGAATGTAAACAAAT cTCCGATCGATTCAGAATCCGTGGATGCTAATTCCAAGCCCATGGAGCAGTCCGCTCTCATATATAGTGAAGAATATGTAGAGACTCAG CAAATTATTCATGATCATCCAATGAGCCCTCCAGTGGTTTCGGCCCCGAGGCCAGAATCTGCAAAAGGTTCCAGACCCAGCACGCCTAGACCAAAATCTcccatttcgaaaaaagaatcAGAAATGACTTATGGAGAAACATGTCCGTTTTTACCTAACTACAATACCGAGTGTGATCTGGCAGCAACAACTGCGCCATCTGAATTACTACCTCAAATAGATTCCTCTACAACATGTTCGAAAACCGAAGAGAAACTTGCTGAAGAACCTGATGTGAAAAAAGAAACAGCGAAGGTGAAGAAAGGAATACCAGTGAAGGGAAGATTTTTGTCTGGAATTCCAAAGAAGAGCGAAACTATCCAAAGCAACTCCATTATTCCAGTGAAAATAACCAAACAATCGTCGAAACTCTCAATAAAACCTTCGAGGACGAGTTCATTCTGCAAATCTCAGCTTAGAACACCAAAAACGGTGACAAACAAACATACATTGGAAATGCAGTTCTTGAACAAACACAAAAAACTGATTCAATACAAGAAAGAATTATCGGAAAAGCAGAGACCGGTCATGGATTTATACCAGAATCTACTGGAGATCAAAAAACAATTAGCAGAATTCGGTAAGAGTGTTGAACTCGAAGAAATAAAGTTCGTTTCAATGGAGGAACCGAAAAAACATAGTGACCACCCTTGCGGAGATGTTCTCAATCAGGAGATTGTACAAAACATGAAAACTTCCATCGAAGATATTCCCAAACAATTGATGGGTGTTTGCCAGAACCTAGTTGGTCGACGGGCAGCTATCGTTGAGCTTCTAGAGAGTGTTTCTCAAGCAGACATCGAACCAACTGAGCTTACCGATAAGattgaaacattgaaggatGAAGGTAAGGATCTGAAAAATTCCCTGGATCTTCTCATTGCGCAATCTGAAGAACGCATAACGGAATTAGTGAAAAACTGGTATACTCTCCTTGATAGCAAAAaccaagaaacaagtaatatgAAATTGGAAGAATACGAATCTCAAATTAGGCAGAAGGATGCCATGGTACAAGAGTCCAAACAAGTTATATTGGACTTACAGAAGAAATTAGAAGAGAAGAGAAATCTTCATGAAAAGACGATATGCGAATGCGAAATCACCATCAAGGAATACACAGAGAATATAAAG AAATTGAACCATGAGCTAGAATGTGAGAGGAGAAGTATGACAGAAGTCAAGACAAGAAATGCAGGAAATGGGCAGACAATAAAAAATTTGCGTCAGAAATTGAACGAAACTGAATCGAAACTCAAAGATGTCGAAAGTAAAAATACTGATTTGTCTAAAAAACTTaa AACTAGCCAAGATCAACAACGACAAAAGGAAAATATATGGTTTAAAGAAAAAGAGGAGATGCAGAAGAATATAAAGGAACAGGACAAGCTTTTGAGCAAATTAACCGATGACAGGAACAGTTTTCAAACGAG ATTGGAGGTAACACAGAACAAAAAGAAAATCGATGAGGATACATTGAGGACCGAAATGGAGGAACTGAAATCAAAGTTGGAAAAAACTGAGAAAGATCTCGATAAAATTCGTAAAGAAAAAACTGAAGCTATTGAGAAGTACGAATCCTTGGAGGGGGAACTTCAAAGACTTGGACAtgaacatgaaaaaaatatggataCTATTTCAAAACAAATGGACTGGGGAAAAT CGATACCTTGCCCTGATGCCCAAGCAGAACTTTACAGTGAACTCTTAGCTACCAAAGTCACCCTTCGGGAACAGGAAGAGAAAATTAAAGCGTACGAAAAGGAAAACGCGAGGTGGGCTGCTGAACGTTCAGACTTG CTTGACAGATTagaaaatattcacaatacccCAGATATTAGAAGGCAGGAGGAGATTATAGTTAAATACAAGAATATGCTAcaggaaaatgaaatgaaactgaATGACAA ATCTATTGAGGTAGCCAAACTCAGCGCTGAATTGAAACATCTTAAAATTCGCCAAGACGCATTGGAGGAGCAAAATCTCAATTGTCCCACAGACGAACTGAGGAAAATGGTAGCTGATGGCAGACAAAAACTCAGTGAGATAATGAAGAAGTCAATGGAAAATGAGCAGAAATTGGCATGCTATGAAAGTACTATTGAGAAGCAGCAtaaacaaatgaatgaaatggaGAACTTACTAAGAGTCAGAGATGGACTAATAGGGATGATCAAGGCTAAAAAAGATGAACTGCTTATGGAGAAGGAAAGCCTCACCAGATATTGCAAGGACGTTAGGAACATGTTGGCAGAG
- the LOC123684437 gene encoding 40S ribosomal protein S8-like, whose product MIMMRNVIWSIVTTIRQSLRLDTENFAWGSEGCARKTRIIDVVYNASNNELVRTKTLVKNFIVVIDATPFRQYYESHYMLPLGRKKGAKLTPEEEAVFSKKIEKKYEIRKKTAKVEPGIEEQFLTGRLLACLASRPGQYGRADGYILKGKELEFYIKKIKSKNLIYRRAPYDHFQGFLA is encoded by the coding sequence ATGATTATGATGAGGAATGTAATATGGTCCATAGTGACAACTATCAGACAATCTCTAAGGTTGGACACAGAAAATTTCGCATGGGGTAGTGAAGGATGTGCTCGTAAAACCAGGATCATTGATGTTGTTTACAACGCCAGTAACAATGAATTGGTCCGTACCAAGACCTTAGTTAAGAATTTTATTGTTGTCATTGATGCGACTCCGTTCAGGCAATATTATGAAAGTCATTATATGCTACCTTTGGGACGCAAGAAGGGAGCTAAATTGACTCCTGAAGAAGAAGCCGTTTTCAGTAAGAAGATAGaaaagaaatatgaaataagAAAGAAGACTGCTAAAGTAGAACCAGGCATTGAGGAACAATTCTTAACTGGTAGATTATTAGCATGTTTAGCTTCTAGACCTGGACAATATGGACGTGCTGATGGATATATTTTGAAAGGCAAAGAACTTGAATTTTACATCAAGAAAATCAAGTCGAAAAATCTAATCTATCGACGAGCTCCATATGACCACTTTCAAGGTTTTCTCGCATGA